From Denitrovibrio acetiphilus DSM 12809, the proteins below share one genomic window:
- a CDS encoding FliH/SctL family protein translates to MSKKVIKNEDVKTDKLKHFGFQVYETVERGEKVKKLEKVGEMEYTPGEIDMKVFSFDDDIEMGKAIIVQDRSLRTEKYTPKEFVPEESPVNAKEPDPTPEPEPEPEPEIPVITEEELEQARKDGHEAGLAEGLQKGLKQGRAEAEKEYEAQKSDYLEGLQGAYKDVITQLDEFSKAVTQLDEALPEMLVSMVQDIIGEELRINDKVIVSVANKSLMHLKELERVIFLVNPDDVETMKEAFPDYETQPDKNIMKGSLKVSTNIGEMNFSIKRIMEEFVGRIHEEFSPTEEG, encoded by the coding sequence ATGTCTAAAAAAGTAATCAAAAATGAAGATGTAAAAACTGATAAACTTAAGCACTTCGGATTTCAGGTTTATGAAACTGTTGAACGTGGTGAAAAAGTTAAAAAGCTCGAAAAAGTCGGAGAGATGGAATATACTCCCGGCGAAATCGACATGAAGGTCTTTAGTTTTGATGATGATATTGAAATGGGAAAGGCGATTATCGTTCAGGACAGGTCGCTGAGGACAGAGAAATATACTCCGAAGGAGTTTGTTCCGGAAGAGTCTCCGGTTAATGCAAAAGAACCTGACCCTACCCCCGAACCAGAGCCCGAGCCTGAACCCGAAATTCCTGTGATTACTGAGGAAGAGCTGGAACAGGCAAGAAAAGACGGGCACGAGGCAGGACTTGCGGAAGGTCTACAGAAAGGGCTTAAGCAGGGGCGTGCTGAGGCAGAAAAAGAGTATGAGGCACAGAAAAGCGACTATCTTGAAGGTCTTCAGGGTGCGTATAAAGATGTGATAACTCAGCTTGACGAGTTTTCTAAAGCGGTGACACAGCTTGATGAAGCTTTGCCGGAAATGCTGGTCAGCATGGTGCAGGACATAATAGGCGAAGAGTTGAGGATAAACGATAAGGTTATAGTTTCTGTTGCGAACAAGTCTCTGATGCACTTGAAAGAACTTGAGAGAGTAATCTTTCTGGTTAATCCTGATGATGTTGAGACTATGAAAGAGGCTTTCCCTGACTATGAAACCCAGCCGGATAAAAATATTATGAAGGGTAGTCTGAAAGTTTCGACAAATATCGGTGAGATGAATTTCAGTATAAAAAGAATAATGGAAGAATTTGTGGGAAGGATACATGAAGAATTTAGCCCGACTGAAGAGGGTTGA
- the fliF gene encoding flagellar basal-body MS-ring/collar protein FliF, whose protein sequence is MALSDIASQFKDTYLKLSLLQKISVAAALAAVFISVAVIVYWANRPVYKTLFAGMTQDDAALVVDSLKEQRIPYKLEDGGAKITIPDQYVYETRLNLAKENIPRGGGAGLELFDKSSFGMTEFMQNVSYQRALQGELARTITALKEIQEARVHLTVSKDRLFIADEEASKAAVVLRLRSGASLGRAEVQAIASLVSGAVKGLSPENVQIVDTQGRLLSEFLDEENSPLMMTQSQLEYTKKIERDLERKVNEILGATLGKGNAVAKVTAEIDFNKRDVTKEEYGDTPVLRSQQSMEISSTNKPDGPQGIPGVQSNLAEPDIGTAGRNQEYNKTEDTQNFEINKTITVEQKAYGTIDRVTVAVVVDDRKIRQQDDNGESTIVSQRRSDDEMRSIRNLVAMAVGYNEPRGDQIEVTNISFDTTSKDHEYDTLKREKTMELVGMVSKYLLAALIVLLFYFLVIRRILKRLDKPVTVHEDGSITYGQIDGEMGIDITLDDSYPKTLEELEREIESELEESSPMDVDTVKSKVMLKKIEEFATEDPDAMASLLKTLMRGDN, encoded by the coding sequence ATGGCTCTCAGTGATATAGCTTCCCAGTTTAAAGATACCTATTTAAAACTGTCTCTATTACAGAAGATATCAGTGGCCGCCGCGCTGGCGGCTGTTTTTATATCTGTGGCCGTGATAGTATATTGGGCCAACAGACCAGTCTATAAGACCCTTTTCGCAGGTATGACACAGGACGATGCCGCACTTGTTGTGGACAGTCTGAAAGAGCAGCGTATCCCCTATAAGCTGGAGGATGGCGGTGCGAAAATTACCATACCTGACCAATATGTCTATGAAACAAGGTTAAACCTCGCAAAAGAAAATATTCCCAGAGGCGGCGGTGCCGGTCTGGAGCTTTTTGATAAATCAAGTTTCGGTATGACAGAGTTCATGCAGAATGTTAGCTATCAAAGAGCGTTGCAGGGAGAGCTTGCCCGTACTATAACTGCGCTGAAAGAGATTCAGGAGGCGCGGGTACATCTTACTGTGTCAAAAGACCGTCTTTTTATTGCAGATGAAGAGGCGTCTAAAGCTGCTGTGGTTCTGCGTCTCCGAAGCGGAGCATCACTCGGCAGGGCAGAAGTACAGGCGATAGCATCACTTGTTTCAGGTGCTGTAAAAGGGCTCTCACCGGAAAATGTTCAGATTGTAGATACTCAGGGTCGTCTGCTCAGTGAATTTCTCGATGAAGAAAATTCTCCTTTGATGATGACTCAGAGCCAGCTTGAATACACTAAAAAAATAGAACGCGACCTTGAAAGAAAGGTTAATGAAATACTTGGTGCAACCCTTGGTAAAGGGAATGCTGTTGCTAAAGTGACTGCCGAGATAGATTTTAATAAAAGAGATGTAACAAAAGAGGAATATGGCGATACTCCTGTGCTGAGGTCTCAGCAGTCAATGGAGATCAGCAGTACGAATAAGCCTGACGGCCCTCAGGGTATTCCCGGCGTTCAGTCTAATCTTGCAGAACCGGACATTGGCACTGCCGGGCGCAATCAGGAATATAACAAAACCGAAGACACACAGAACTTTGAGATAAATAAAACTATAACAGTTGAACAGAAAGCATATGGAACGATAGACAGGGTGACTGTTGCTGTGGTTGTTGATGACAGAAAAATAAGACAGCAGGACGATAACGGTGAAAGCACTATTGTCAGTCAGCGAAGATCAGATGACGAGATGCGTTCCATAAGGAATCTGGTTGCTATGGCTGTGGGGTATAACGAACCCAGAGGTGACCAGATCGAAGTTACAAATATTTCGTTTGATACCACATCGAAAGATCACGAGTATGACACCCTTAAGAGAGAGAAAACCATGGAACTTGTCGGAATGGTTTCCAAATATCTACTTGCGGCTCTGATAGTCTTACTGTTCTACTTTCTCGTTATCCGCAGGATACTTAAAAGACTGGACAAGCCTGTTACTGTCCACGAGGACGGCTCAATCACATACGGACAGATTGATGGTGAGATGGGGATAGATATCACCCTTGATGACTCTTATCCGAAAACGCTGGAAGAACTTGAAAGGGAGATAGAATCCGAGCTGGAAGAAAGCTCGCCGATGGATGTTGACACAGTTAAATCAAAAGTTATGCTTAAGAAGATAGAGGAATTTGCTACAGAAGATCCCGATGCTATGGCAAGCCTGCTTAAAACCTTGATGAGAGGGGATAATTAA
- the fliG gene encoding flagellar motor switch protein FliG: MISEDGVKRAAAIMIALGEDVTSPVLAALDEDEVSELTKEIATTKIVSPEKMDEYIEDFYNMMLAKKFIAKGGLDYAKSVLVKSLGPERARKIIDRLTKMLEQSSGFDFLSKIDPKQLAKFIQTEHPQTIALILAHLDPSQAAESLAQLPEEMKADITLRISNLQDISPSVVKTLARVLEERFESLSSYNVEVGGVKSVAEIFNRMDRVTSKATLEKLEKDDPELVQAIRDMMFVFEDIRALNDVALQEILKKADKKALTLALKGTDPETQERFFKNMSSRAVETMKEEMEYMGPIKLKEVEKAQHEIVAIVRELDEEGVISIGGGEEDEYV; encoded by the coding sequence ATGATAAGTGAAGATGGTGTAAAAAGAGCCGCTGCGATAATGATCGCACTCGGGGAAGATGTGACATCACCTGTTTTGGCTGCCCTTGATGAAGATGAAGTTAGTGAGCTTACGAAAGAGATCGCAACCACTAAGATTGTATCTCCTGAAAAGATGGACGAGTATATAGAAGATTTCTATAACATGATGCTTGCTAAGAAATTTATTGCTAAAGGCGGTCTGGATTATGCCAAGTCGGTGCTTGTTAAGTCGCTGGGGCCAGAGCGTGCGAGAAAGATCATCGACAGGCTTACAAAAATGCTGGAGCAGTCTTCGGGTTTTGACTTTCTATCCAAGATCGACCCGAAACAACTGGCTAAATTTATACAGACTGAGCACCCGCAGACAATAGCTCTTATCCTCGCGCACCTAGACCCTTCGCAGGCGGCGGAATCACTCGCTCAGCTTCCCGAAGAGATGAAAGCTGATATAACACTTCGTATTTCAAATCTGCAAGACATCTCACCATCTGTTGTGAAGACTCTTGCGAGAGTTCTTGAAGAGCGGTTTGAGTCGTTGTCTTCTTATAATGTTGAGGTTGGCGGTGTTAAATCCGTTGCGGAAATCTTCAACAGGATGGATAGGGTTACTAGCAAGGCAACTCTTGAAAAGCTGGAAAAAGACGATCCGGAGCTGGTACAGGCTATCAGGGATATGATGTTTGTTTTCGAGGATATCAGAGCTCTCAACGATGTTGCACTGCAGGAAATACTGAAAAAAGCAGACAAGAAAGCTCTTACTCTTGCTCTCAAAGGGACAGACCCGGAGACTCAGGAGCGTTTTTTCAAAAATATGTCTTCCCGTGCTGTGGAAACAATGAAGGAAGAGATGGAATATATGGGACCTATCAAGCTGAAAGAAGTGGAGAAAGCCCAGCACGAGATAGTCGCCATTGTGCGTGAACTCGACGAGGAAGGTGTTATATCCATAGGCGGCGGTGAAGAGGACGAGTACGTATAA
- the fliI gene encoding flagellar protein export ATPase FliI — protein sequence MKNLARLKRVDHKASLQIKGKVTKIVGLTIEADGPLLGIGTRCSIESMDGRRILAEIVGFKDDRIILMPYGESEGIAPGSHVTNESYGNTVKVSDSLLGRVLDGLGNPMDGKGPITDFELVNVYQSPPQALEREIIKTPVSTGIKAIDNLITIGRGQRVGIFAGSGVGKSVTLGMIARDSDADVNVIALIGERGREVREFIERDLGEEGLKRSVLVIATSDQSALIRKLGAFVGTAIAEYFRSKGLNVMLMMDSVTRFAMAQREIGLTVGEPPTTKGYTPSVFGLLPKLLERAGTQKGKGNITGLYTVLVEADDMNDPIGDSVRSIIDGHIVLSRGLAAKNHYPAIDVLSSASRLMKEIVNDKQYANAGRMRDLLASYNEAEDLINIGAYVKGSNPKIDESIAKIGQIEQFLRQGIDDSINFEESTKLLDAIIAK from the coding sequence ATGAAGAATTTAGCCCGACTGAAGAGGGTTGACCACAAGGCTTCCCTCCAGATAAAAGGAAAAGTTACAAAGATTGTCGGACTCACTATAGAGGCGGACGGTCCGCTGCTCGGTATCGGTACCAGATGCAGTATAGAGAGTATGGACGGCAGACGCATTCTTGCAGAGATTGTGGGCTTTAAGGACGACCGCATCATCCTTATGCCGTATGGCGAAAGTGAGGGGATAGCCCCCGGAAGCCATGTGACGAACGAATCCTACGGCAACACTGTAAAAGTATCAGATAGCCTTCTCGGGCGTGTTCTGGATGGTCTCGGTAATCCCATGGACGGCAAAGGACCAATAACGGATTTCGAACTTGTTAATGTTTATCAGTCGCCTCCCCAGGCGCTCGAACGTGAGATAATTAAAACACCTGTTTCGACAGGGATCAAAGCGATAGACAACCTTATAACAATTGGTCGTGGTCAGAGGGTCGGTATTTTTGCCGGTTCCGGTGTGGGTAAATCAGTGACCCTTGGTATGATAGCGAGGGATTCTGATGCAGATGTTAACGTAATAGCCCTTATCGGTGAGCGTGGTCGTGAAGTGCGTGAGTTTATCGAGCGTGACCTTGGCGAAGAGGGGCTTAAGCGCAGTGTCCTCGTTATCGCCACGTCTGATCAGTCTGCTCTGATAAGAAAGCTCGGGGCGTTTGTAGGGACTGCCATAGCGGAGTATTTCCGCAGTAAAGGGCTTAATGTTATGCTGATGATGGACTCTGTGACACGTTTCGCTATGGCGCAGCGTGAGATAGGGCTTACAGTGGGGGAACCGCCAACAACAAAAGGATATACACCCTCTGTCTTTGGTCTGCTCCCAAAACTTCTGGAACGTGCCGGAACACAAAAAGGTAAAGGGAATATTACAGGTTTGTACACCGTACTGGTGGAGGCGGACGATATGAATGACCCGATAGGTGATTCCGTACGTTCAATTATAGACGGGCACATAGTCCTTTCCAGAGGGCTTGCAGCAAAGAATCATTATCCGGCAATAGACGTCCTCAGCAGTGCCAGCAGGCTTATGAAAGAGATTGTGAATGACAAGCAGTATGCCAATGCCGGGCGGATGCGTGACCTGCTCGCCAGCTATAACGAAGCGGAAGACCTCATTAACATCGGCGCATACGTAAAGGGGAGCAATCCGAAGATCGATGAATCCATAGCGAAGATCGGGCAGATCGAACAATTTCTCAGGCAGGGCATAGACGATTCAATTAATTTTGAAGAGAGCACAAAACTGCTTGATGCCATCATAGCTAAATAA
- a CDS encoding flagellar export protein FliJ, translating into MKKNFRLQKVLEYRERLVDLEKNKLAEINSKLERTKLKIVEADEIINLKVEERGTADSRFRSMYDKYIKRITNDKNMLIKLRKQLELNIELQKKKVVEAIERHKVMLKLKEKHVDNYRTYLNKEEMKLIDELAVTRSARNEN; encoded by the coding sequence ATGAAAAAGAACTTCAGACTCCAAAAAGTTTTAGAATACAGAGAGCGGCTGGTTGATCTTGAAAAAAACAAACTCGCTGAGATAAACTCCAAACTTGAACGCACGAAGTTGAAGATCGTTGAAGCGGATGAAATAATAAACCTGAAGGTTGAAGAGCGCGGAACTGCTGACAGCAGGTTCAGAAGTATGTATGATAAGTATATAAAGCGGATAACAAACGACAAAAATATGCTTATCAAACTCCGCAAACAGCTCGAACTGAATATAGAACTTCAGAAAAAGAAAGTTGTCGAAGCCATAGAAAGGCATAAGGTAATGCTCAAACTGAAAGAGAAGCATGTTGATAATTACAGAACGTATCTGAACAAAGAAGAGATGAAGCTGATAGATGAGCTTGCAGTGACAAGGAGTGCCAGAAATGAAAACTAA
- a CDS encoding PAS sensor domain-containing protein: MDDICGAMVQMNDKGIITAWNDSAENILGYTADEVLGTDGIQKIFINNEKDNILNVVETGEVYYSFDSHVLNKAGEVQPVALVTSPLTDSAGSISGITVLISNILLL; encoded by the coding sequence ATGGATGATATTTGCGGAGCAATGGTACAGATGAATGACAAAGGCATCATAACGGCATGGAATGACAGTGCGGAAAATATTTTAGGATATACAGCAGATGAAGTGCTCGGAACTGATGGTATCCAAAAGATATTCATCAACAATGAAAAAGACAATATTCTGAATGTTGTAGAAACCGGAGAAGTATACTACAGCTTTGACTCGCATGTCTTAAACAAAGCAGGTGAAGTTCAGCCTGTGGCACTTGTTACGTCACCTCTGACCGACAGCGCAGGCAGCATCTCCGGCATTACGGTACTTATAAGCAATATTCTGCTTTTATAA
- the flgB gene encoding flagellar basal body rod protein FlgB, whose amino-acid sequence MQGIFERMKIDTLATGLRTASVKNGVIAENIANKDTPGYKAQDLEFYDVMDEVLGTGKKLPLTRTNEKHLPPAGRGVDPSSFVYQQNNPSVRNDGNDVNVDYEMTQMAENTIRYNMMADMTAGKFTKLKNIIAGRS is encoded by the coding sequence ATGCAGGGGATATTTGAAAGAATGAAGATCGACACACTTGCCACAGGGCTTAGAACAGCATCTGTAAAAAACGGTGTGATCGCTGAAAACATTGCCAATAAAGACACTCCCGGCTATAAGGCTCAGGATCTGGAATTTTATGATGTTATGGATGAAGTTTTAGGGACAGGGAAAAAATTACCCCTTACAAGGACAAACGAGAAACATCTTCCTCCGGCAGGCAGGGGTGTTGATCCCTCTTCTTTTGTTTATCAGCAAAATAATCCGTCTGTAAGAAATGACGGCAATGATGTTAATGTTGACTACGAAATGACTCAGATGGCTGAAAATACGATTCGTTATAATATGATGGCGGACATGACAGCAGGTAAATTTACAAAACTGAAAAATATAATTGCAGGCAGATCATAA
- a CDS encoding ABC transporter ATP-binding protein encodes MIAIAFVSSMAVSGTDAAIAYMVKDILDGIFISKDEKMLRLVPLMIISLFTFRCGARFLQSYSIQYAGQKAVQSIRDDMYQKIIHQPMSYFSENSIGIMMTKIINDVSNLQRAISSAMRIFRSSLSIVFLTGIVFFQNPKLGISVFILAPILFLIVHKSGKKIKKTSHKIQEYTGEMGSALNESFSGIRVVKSFAAEIREYSKFKKVALSELKYKLRQAMITSVSSPMIETLSGFSIAAIILYGGTMVISGETTTGTFFSFVTAFGMMFEPIKKLNNYNQIIQVARASMERIFSVLDTENSILDNNGALQCNANEKNITFKNVSFRYKPDSAKVLDNISLSVPFGTSVALVGSSGAGKSSLVSLLPRFYDVTEGAIQIGGTDLRDFDVYSLRRNISIVSQSAFLFNNTVRYNIAYGFDKIEESRIIEAAEQAYATDFINDLPEGLDSLLGERGCKLSGGQKQRLTIARAILMNSPVLILDEATSALDTESEKIVQKALTNLMKNKTSFTIAHRLSTIINADIIAVMDNGKIIDTGTHTELLEKSDIYSKLFEMQFKNSR; translated from the coding sequence TTGATAGCAATAGCGTTTGTGTCTTCCATGGCTGTGTCTGGAACCGATGCGGCGATAGCATACATGGTCAAAGATATTCTTGATGGTATCTTTATATCAAAAGATGAGAAAATGCTTCGGCTGGTTCCCTTGATGATCATTTCTCTCTTCACTTTCAGGTGCGGCGCAAGATTTCTCCAGTCTTACTCAATCCAATATGCCGGACAAAAAGCTGTACAAAGCATCAGAGACGACATGTATCAGAAAATTATTCATCAGCCGATGAGTTATTTCAGTGAAAACAGCATTGGTATAATGATGACGAAAATCATCAACGATGTATCAAACCTCCAGAGAGCAATATCGTCCGCTATGCGAATCTTCAGAAGCTCCCTGTCCATAGTCTTCCTGACCGGAATAGTCTTTTTTCAAAACCCTAAACTTGGTATATCTGTTTTCATACTTGCTCCGATACTGTTTCTTATAGTCCACAAATCCGGCAAAAAGATAAAGAAAACCAGCCATAAGATTCAGGAATATACCGGAGAGATGGGCAGTGCTCTCAACGAAAGCTTCTCAGGAATACGGGTCGTTAAATCTTTTGCAGCCGAAATAAGAGAATACAGTAAATTCAAAAAAGTTGCCCTTTCGGAGCTGAAATATAAACTGCGGCAGGCAATGATAACATCTGTCAGCTCACCCATGATTGAAACACTCTCAGGATTCAGCATAGCGGCCATCATCTTATACGGTGGAACGATGGTTATCAGCGGTGAAACAACAACAGGGACTTTTTTCTCTTTTGTGACTGCTTTCGGCATGATGTTCGAACCAATCAAAAAACTTAATAACTATAACCAGATAATACAGGTTGCAAGGGCTTCTATGGAGAGAATATTCTCTGTTCTCGACACTGAAAACAGCATTCTGGACAACAATGGGGCACTTCAATGCAATGCAAATGAGAAAAACATTACATTTAAAAATGTTTCTTTCCGCTATAAACCCGACAGTGCAAAGGTTCTGGACAACATATCCCTAAGCGTACCTTTCGGAACAAGCGTGGCACTTGTCGGTTCAAGCGGAGCAGGCAAAAGCTCACTAGTATCTCTTCTTCCGAGATTTTACGATGTTACCGAAGGGGCTATCCAAATAGGCGGCACCGACCTTCGTGATTTCGACGTTTACTCTTTGCGCAGAAATATCTCAATCGTATCCCAGTCTGCATTTCTATTTAACAATACAGTAAGATATAATATTGCCTATGGATTTGATAAGATAGAAGAAAGCAGAATCATTGAGGCTGCCGAACAGGCATATGCGACTGACTTCATAAATGATCTGCCGGAAGGGCTGGATTCACTGCTGGGGGAGAGAGGATGCAAACTCTCAGGCGGTCAGAAACAAAGACTGACTATAGCCAGAGCGATACTCATGAACAGTCCTGTGCTGATTCTGGATGAGGCAACAAGCGCACTGGACACAGAGTCGGAAAAAATCGTCCAGAAGGCACTCACAAACCTTATGAAAAACAAAACCAGCTTTACCATCGCCCACAGACTGTCCACAATAATCAATGCAGACATTATTGCCGTTATGGACAATGGAAAGATAATAGATACGGGTACTCACACAGAACTTTTAGAAAAATCCGACATCTACTCCAAACTATTTGAAATGCAGTTCAAAAACTCCCGCTAA
- the flgC gene encoding flagellar basal body rod protein FlgC — protein MSFFDVLGVAGTGMSAQRIRISAISANLANANTTRTDDGGPYVRQDVIFKQVLEGELAGGVKVTEVVKDEKPPILKYEPGHPDADEEGYVAYPNINPIEEMVNMLEASKSYEANTTVVSTAKQLAMKALEIGRA, from the coding sequence ATGAGCTTTTTTGATGTACTCGGAGTAGCCGGAACAGGGATGAGCGCGCAACGGATAAGAATAAGCGCTATATCGGCAAATCTCGCAAACGCAAATACCACAAGGACAGATGATGGCGGACCTTATGTAAGGCAGGACGTTATCTTCAAGCAGGTGCTTGAAGGGGAGCTTGCGGGGGGCGTTAAAGTGACAGAGGTTGTGAAAGATGAAAAACCGCCGATATTAAAGTATGAGCCCGGACATCCTGATGCTGATGAAGAGGGGTATGTTGCTTATCCTAACATAAACCCTATCGAAGAGATGGTTAATATGCTCGAAGCATCAAAAAGCTATGAAGCGAACACAACAGTAGTGTCAACCGCTAAACAGCTTGCAATGAAAGCTCTTGAAATAGGAAGAGCTTAA
- the fliE gene encoding flagellar hook-basal body complex protein FliE yields MSEINNINFLLPNKLDTTKSSQAEKPEASVDFSSMLKDALRDVNGAQIEADDAVQKVLSGETKDIESTMIALQKADVSLKMMLEVRNKIMEAYQEVMRTQI; encoded by the coding sequence ATGTCTGAAATTAACAATATTAACTTTCTGCTGCCGAACAAACTGGACACAACAAAGAGCTCTCAGGCTGAGAAGCCGGAAGCGAGCGTTGATTTCTCCAGTATGCTCAAAGATGCCCTCAGGGACGTTAACGGTGCCCAGATTGAGGCTGATGATGCTGTGCAGAAAGTTCTTAGCGGAGAGACAAAAGATATCGAATCCACCATGATAGCACTGCAAAAGGCTGACGTTTCCCTTAAGATGATGCTTGAGGTCAGAAACAAGATAATGGAAGCCTACCAAGAGGTCATGAGAACACAAATATAA